One segment of Anatilimnocola aggregata DNA contains the following:
- a CDS encoding methyl-accepting chemotaxis protein: MPLRSNRRATPSDSPMGQTDTMQITSAAVELTRITDELQRGIETQKTSLDKVVTQTKATATSLKETATQAMSVAGSAEQLVSTVNEMAASTEQVNGNTQRLNESLTEIAAAAEETTRSIHSVNGKVQEISSSTTQVGTSSAAMASSIRRISEDTENLVTGMNETAATVEEMARSIQGVKKNSDELATAADSTASSINEMASSIEEVGATSESLSAEVERVATAVEEMARSVAGVAQNAEKITDVASGAATSATQLDRSIHSVAGLAKQADETTRQLAKEADEGGSAVQKSIQGLTRVRDVMTQSASVVKEMGKQAAEIGGIINTINLIAERTNLLSLNASIEAARAGDAGRGFAVVAEEIRNLANRAAQATSDISSIVKALQEVVQEAVTSANDGVKVANESSVLAEEGMSGLKKILSGIRQATQITSQISRAAEEQITAGQHVVSAITTTVNQSRQVAVATAEQTKTAQDVSQSTAQMRKIAQQVSQAMAEQGRAARDIIKAGQATRSLSEQLRKATTEQATGANQISQALATMRTAIASTAKAVSEQTRGGEEVAKAMTALNRSVADVAHAMAEQVTSTAQIARSVDGIRKQSGQVSQAMNEQTRATRDAAGAAENVTRQVRLITGANSEHSAAAESILASIAEIRTITDRNNQSATSARDVIESLKKQANEMTNVAKTRQAKPAAPAKPKSALRRKTK; encoded by the coding sequence GCAAGCAATGTCCGTCGCGGGGTCAGCGGAGCAACTCGTCTCGACGGTCAACGAAATGGCTGCCTCTACGGAGCAGGTGAACGGTAATACCCAGCGATTGAATGAATCGTTGACCGAAATTGCGGCCGCGGCGGAAGAGACTACGCGTTCGATCCACAGTGTCAATGGCAAAGTCCAGGAAATCTCGTCGTCGACGACTCAAGTGGGAACTTCGTCTGCTGCGATGGCGAGTTCCATTCGTCGCATTAGCGAGGATACTGAGAACCTCGTCACCGGCATGAACGAGACGGCGGCCACAGTGGAAGAAATGGCCCGCTCGATTCAGGGTGTCAAAAAGAACAGCGACGAGTTGGCGACTGCCGCTGATAGCACGGCTTCGTCCATCAATGAGATGGCTTCGTCAATCGAAGAAGTCGGCGCGACTTCCGAAAGTTTGTCGGCGGAAGTTGAACGTGTGGCCACCGCGGTGGAGGAAATGGCCCGTTCGGTGGCTGGAGTAGCGCAAAACGCTGAGAAGATTACTGACGTTGCCAGCGGAGCCGCCACTAGTGCCACGCAGCTTGACCGCTCGATTCATTCGGTGGCGGGACTGGCGAAGCAGGCTGACGAAACAACTCGCCAGCTGGCAAAGGAGGCTGACGAGGGGGGAAGTGCTGTCCAGAAATCCATTCAGGGCCTGACGCGTGTCCGCGATGTGATGACGCAGTCTGCGTCGGTCGTAAAGGAGATGGGCAAGCAGGCAGCTGAGATCGGCGGCATCATCAACACCATCAACTTAATTGCCGAGCGCACGAACCTCCTCTCACTCAACGCTTCGATCGAAGCGGCCCGCGCGGGAGATGCAGGTCGCGGATTTGCTGTGGTCGCCGAAGAGATTCGCAATCTGGCGAATCGGGCTGCGCAAGCGACATCGGATATCAGCTCGATTGTCAAAGCCTTGCAGGAGGTGGTGCAGGAAGCCGTGACATCTGCCAACGACGGCGTGAAAGTAGCCAACGAAAGCAGCGTGCTGGCCGAGGAAGGAATGTCCGGCCTGAAAAAGATTCTCAGCGGAATTCGACAGGCCACACAAATTACGTCGCAAATCTCGCGCGCGGCCGAAGAGCAGATTACCGCCGGACAGCATGTCGTATCGGCGATTACGACCACTGTTAACCAATCGAGGCAAGTTGCAGTTGCCACCGCCGAGCAGACAAAAACCGCACAGGACGTGTCGCAATCGACGGCTCAAATGCGCAAAATCGCGCAGCAAGTGTCTCAAGCGATGGCCGAACAAGGGCGGGCTGCGCGCGACATCATTAAGGCAGGACAAGCAACTCGTTCGTTGTCGGAGCAGCTTCGCAAGGCGACGACGGAGCAGGCCACGGGTGCCAATCAAATTTCCCAGGCGCTCGCGACAATGCGGACTGCGATCGCGTCCACGGCGAAAGCGGTCAGCGAGCAAACTCGTGGTGGCGAAGAAGTTGCCAAGGCGATGACGGCACTCAATCGCTCGGTCGCTGATGTCGCTCATGCGATGGCCGAGCAAGTAACAAGCACGGCCCAGATTGCTCGATCCGTCGATGGCATTCGTAAACAGTCGGGCCAAGTCAGCCAGGCCATGAACGAACAGACACGAGCGACGCGGGATGCCGCTGGAGCGGCTGAGAATGTCACCCGGCAAGTCAGGCTGATCACCGGCGCTAATAGCGAGCACTCGGCCGCTGCTGAGAGTATATTGGCCTCGATTGCGGAGATTCGCACGATTACCGATCGTAACAATCAATCGGCAACTTCCGCTCGCGATGTGATTGAGTCACTGAAAAAACAGGCTAACGAAATGACGAACGTAGCCAAGACTCGTCAAGCCAAACCGGCTGCTCCTGCCAAGCCCAAGTCCGCACTACGCAGGAAAACGAAATGA
- a CDS encoding HEAT repeat domain-containing protein, translated as MTQPQPEDAGRQLHMDKLLAALGDKSWRARKRAVSELTASSSADLVRQVLTIFRDENKNLARVNSAIRVLVAIPTDVVPALIELLNSESADVRTYTALTLGERGDPRAIPPLLAVLHDPDTNVRVQAIESLGHLQAGEAVDDLVQFVESREFELAFPAIDALSKIGDGRVAYQLETLLLDPLFQGTVIDALGALGDENSLLALLPLAEEPTTPLIQLAKAITQVHDRQAERYGSAQDVVAMLQSGPLSSAWMARVESVVATGRPADIEPLVRLVGWLPAGEADASLVRWLDIPAAYEAALQALARRHSAATTLLKQRLERKGETLEPSFVKLLGKLGDRSFTPGLLRLLAATDEDIVNATLEALTHIRDLESYAPAKKLLGHPSLVVRSAAVELINSLGHDALPAELTQLLHDANPLVRESAVRVAAYCGASECLQALLVCCDDTNEHVRRTAVAHLPCLDNVRILEVLKRVVASDTPAIRAAAVGALAEVEDPQVIDLLKRSLTDTDVWVRYNAVESLTRVDTQRALADQFSSLAINDPGMQVRIAAASALGHYGRAGYSLLEQMAVHPNADLSQAALLALGEIRCPEPAQVLISALDSEDSLTRITACRSLGQSGQTWAVSPLAEAASSPEHLLSEAAICALGRLHQAESLDVLLRLASYPKHRAAVVAALTAVNSDEIQNLASHLPSLLLDVRRTLIEALVRIRTPAAVAILETAVEDAQPAVRQAAVAALSHIASGRPSPPFLVDEGVR; from the coding sequence ATGACCCAGCCGCAACCGGAGGATGCCGGTCGCCAATTGCACATGGACAAGTTGCTCGCCGCTTTAGGAGACAAAAGCTGGCGCGCACGAAAGCGCGCCGTTAGTGAACTGACTGCGAGCAGTTCCGCTGATTTGGTTCGGCAAGTGCTGACCATCTTTCGCGACGAGAACAAAAATTTAGCGCGGGTCAATTCTGCCATCCGAGTACTGGTAGCAATCCCTACAGACGTTGTTCCGGCACTGATCGAATTGCTGAACTCGGAAAGCGCGGACGTCCGCACCTACACGGCGCTCACCTTGGGGGAACGAGGAGATCCGCGCGCTATTCCACCCCTGCTGGCCGTCCTTCACGACCCCGATACGAATGTGCGCGTGCAGGCCATTGAAAGCCTAGGCCATCTGCAAGCCGGCGAGGCTGTTGACGATCTTGTTCAATTTGTTGAATCGCGAGAGTTCGAACTGGCGTTTCCCGCGATCGATGCACTCAGCAAAATCGGAGATGGCCGAGTTGCCTATCAATTGGAGACCCTGCTGCTCGATCCGCTCTTTCAAGGCACCGTGATTGACGCGCTGGGCGCGCTGGGTGATGAAAACAGCTTGCTCGCCCTCTTACCTCTGGCCGAAGAACCAACAACTCCTCTGATTCAATTGGCGAAGGCGATTACACAAGTCCACGATCGCCAGGCTGAGCGATACGGTAGCGCGCAGGATGTCGTAGCAATGCTGCAAAGCGGCCCCCTCAGTTCGGCATGGATGGCTCGAGTGGAATCGGTAGTCGCCACAGGGAGGCCTGCGGATATTGAACCGCTAGTGAGGCTCGTCGGTTGGCTTCCGGCTGGTGAAGCAGACGCAAGTTTAGTGCGTTGGCTCGACATTCCCGCTGCCTATGAGGCCGCATTGCAAGCTCTCGCTCGGCGGCATTCGGCAGCGACGACTTTGCTGAAGCAAAGATTGGAGCGAAAGGGCGAGACGCTCGAACCTTCGTTCGTAAAACTATTGGGCAAACTGGGCGATCGTTCTTTCACTCCGGGCCTGCTTCGTTTGCTCGCCGCAACTGACGAAGATATTGTCAACGCCACTCTCGAAGCGCTCACGCACATTCGTGATCTCGAATCGTATGCTCCAGCGAAGAAACTGCTTGGCCATCCGAGTTTGGTAGTACGCAGCGCCGCGGTGGAACTGATCAATTCCTTAGGGCATGACGCATTGCCTGCTGAGCTGACTCAACTGCTGCACGACGCCAACCCATTGGTGCGCGAATCGGCGGTTAGAGTAGCCGCCTATTGTGGGGCGAGCGAATGCTTGCAGGCATTACTGGTGTGTTGTGATGACACGAACGAGCATGTTCGCCGTACGGCCGTTGCTCATCTTCCCTGTTTGGACAACGTTCGTATCTTGGAAGTCTTGAAACGAGTTGTGGCCAGCGATACTCCCGCAATTCGTGCCGCAGCTGTCGGTGCGCTCGCGGAGGTCGAGGATCCTCAAGTCATCGACTTACTCAAGCGATCGCTCACAGACACTGATGTCTGGGTCCGTTACAACGCGGTTGAATCGCTGACGCGAGTGGACACTCAGCGCGCTCTTGCGGATCAATTCAGCTCCCTGGCAATCAACGATCCGGGAATGCAGGTTCGCATTGCCGCCGCCAGCGCGTTGGGGCACTATGGTCGCGCGGGATACTCGCTGCTCGAACAAATGGCGGTACATCCGAACGCCGACTTATCGCAAGCCGCGCTTCTAGCACTCGGCGAAATTCGATGCCCTGAGCCTGCACAGGTGTTGATTAGTGCCCTAGATTCCGAGGACAGTCTTACCCGCATAACTGCCTGCCGGTCGCTGGGTCAGTCGGGACAAACCTGGGCTGTCTCACCGCTCGCCGAAGCTGCCAGTTCACCTGAACACCTCCTGTCGGAAGCGGCGATTTGTGCTCTGGGAAGACTGCATCAAGCAGAAAGTCTTGATGTCCTTCTGCGGTTGGCCAGCTATCCCAAACATCGGGCGGCGGTCGTCGCGGCGCTGACAGCTGTCAATTCTGACGAAATTCAGAATTTGGCCTCGCATTTGCCGTCCTTGCTGCTTGATGTCCGTCGCACCCTCATCGAAGCGCTAGTTCGCATCCGAACGCCCGCCGCAGTCGCAATTTTGGAGACCGCTGTGGAAGATGCGCAACCAGCGGTTCGGCAGGCAGCGGTGGCTGCACTCAGCCATATTGCCAGTGGACGTCCCTCACCTCCATTCCTGGTCGATGAAGGTGTGCGCTGA
- a CDS encoding CheR family methyltransferase codes for MWPATFPIDLPPTVFKILRDLIHDHAGIHFDDAKRGILAEKLSPRVVECGLTTFLDYYYLLKYGPGSEQEWPAVTDALSVPETYFWREIDQIQAFVEQLLPAYVKMFPGRTIRIWCGACCTGEEPLTIAMALNETGWFQRASFEIFASDASPAAIAKARQGIYRDRSFRALSPELKEKYFLATAGGWQINPELHSGVHWSVANLIKSAEIAPFVESPFIFCRNVFIYFSTEMIARTVDQFASQMARPGYLFIGAAESLLKVTDEFDLQQVGDAFVYTLN; via the coding sequence ATGTGGCCAGCAACGTTTCCGATCGATCTACCCCCCACCGTGTTCAAAATTCTTCGCGACCTGATTCATGATCACGCCGGCATCCATTTTGACGATGCGAAGCGCGGCATCCTCGCGGAGAAATTGTCGCCACGCGTAGTCGAGTGCGGGTTAACCACGTTTCTCGACTACTACTACTTGCTCAAATACGGGCCGGGCAGCGAGCAAGAATGGCCAGCCGTCACCGATGCGCTCTCAGTGCCAGAAACCTATTTTTGGCGGGAGATCGATCAGATTCAGGCGTTCGTCGAGCAATTGCTGCCCGCATATGTGAAGATGTTTCCTGGGCGAACGATTCGGATTTGGTGCGGGGCCTGCTGTACCGGAGAAGAACCGCTCACCATTGCCATGGCGCTGAACGAAACGGGCTGGTTCCAACGAGCCAGCTTTGAGATTTTCGCCAGCGATGCCAGTCCGGCGGCGATTGCCAAAGCTCGGCAGGGGATCTATCGCGACCGTTCTTTCCGCGCCTTATCTCCGGAACTAAAGGAGAAGTATTTTTTGGCGACAGCTGGCGGATGGCAGATAAACCCAGAATTGCACTCAGGAGTTCACTGGTCGGTTGCTAATCTCATCAAAAGCGCCGAGATTGCTCCGTTCGTTGAGTCACCATTCATCTTCTGCCGCAACGTATTCATCTACTTTTCGACCGAGATGATTGCCCGCACGGTCGATCAGTTCGCCTCACAGATGGCACGGCCGGGCTATTTATTCATCGGTGCTGCGGAATCGCTCCTCAAAGTCACTGATGAGTTCGATCTTCAACAGGTTGGCGATGCGTTTGTTTACACTTTGAACTGA
- the cheB gene encoding chemotaxis-specific protein-glutamate methyltransferase CheB, producing MSQVSSPTSPRSHIIRVLIVDDSAFVRKFVRQMLSRSPFIEVVGAARDGLEALELVEQLKPDVVTLDLNMPSADGLTFLRAQMERAPLPVIVVSMASKDGQQVLEALEAGAIDVIQKPTGLATERLLEITEELLAKVKAAAATHLLKRPAVEAGAPLVPLASRITNRQVDVVVLGVSTGGPQALKYLIPRLPKTFPVPIAMVLHMPVGYTELFARSLRDVSELDVREAREGDILRAGQVLLAPAGFHLSLLRKPTGEVASHLDLLPIDTAHRPAVDVLFKSAADVYGERTLGIVMTGMGSDGTPGSAWIKAAGGRIIVESEESCVVYGMPRSVVEAGLFDRSVPLAKMAATILEML from the coding sequence TTGTCGCAAGTTTCTTCGCCAACCAGCCCACGCTCGCACATCATTCGCGTGCTCATCGTCGATGACTCTGCTTTTGTGCGTAAGTTCGTGAGGCAGATGCTGTCGCGCAGTCCCTTCATCGAAGTGGTCGGTGCTGCCCGCGATGGCCTCGAGGCGTTGGAACTTGTCGAGCAACTCAAGCCGGATGTGGTGACGCTCGATCTGAACATGCCGAGTGCCGATGGGCTCACATTTCTGCGCGCACAAATGGAGCGTGCCCCCCTTCCGGTAATCGTGGTTAGCATGGCCAGCAAGGATGGCCAGCAGGTGCTCGAAGCACTTGAGGCAGGCGCGATCGACGTCATTCAAAAGCCCACTGGTTTGGCGACCGAACGATTATTGGAGATCACCGAGGAATTGCTGGCGAAGGTTAAAGCGGCAGCCGCTACGCATCTGTTGAAGCGACCAGCGGTCGAAGCTGGCGCTCCGCTGGTTCCTTTGGCTAGTCGGATCACGAATCGCCAGGTTGATGTGGTCGTTTTGGGCGTTTCTACCGGCGGTCCGCAGGCGCTAAAGTACTTGATTCCCCGATTACCAAAGACGTTCCCCGTTCCGATCGCCATGGTTTTGCACATGCCCGTGGGATACACGGAGCTATTCGCCCGCAGTTTGCGTGATGTTTCCGAACTCGACGTGCGGGAAGCTCGGGAAGGTGACATCCTTCGCGCCGGCCAGGTACTACTGGCACCCGCAGGGTTTCATCTTTCGCTCTTGCGTAAGCCTACAGGTGAGGTAGCTTCTCACCTGGACTTGCTGCCAATTGATACGGCTCACCGCCCTGCTGTCGATGTCCTATTCAAATCTGCAGCCGACGTATATGGTGAAAGGACGCTCGGAATAGTGATGACCGGCATGGGTTCTGACGGCACTCCCGGCTCAGCCTGGATCAAGGCTGCAGGTGGCCGAATTATCGTCGAATCGGAAGAGAGTTGCGTGGTTTACGGGATGCCTCGGTCTGTGGTCGAAGCGGGCTTGTTCGATCGCAGCGTTCCCCTGGCAAAAATGGCTGCCACGATTCTGGAGATGCTGTAA
- a CDS encoding response regulator gives MAKILIVDDSNLARRTTRKILEEAGHTVVDAEDGFTALERYFIEKPNLVMLDVTMREMDGIEVLGRLRQMDANCQAIIVTADIQSSTRQMAADGGAAGFVVKPVTSASLLAAVETALQGGIAPCN, from the coding sequence ATGGCAAAAATTCTGATTGTCGACGACTCCAATTTGGCGCGTCGAACTACACGCAAAATCCTGGAGGAAGCGGGCCACACTGTGGTCGATGCGGAAGACGGCTTCACCGCGCTCGAACGTTACTTTATCGAGAAGCCAAACCTGGTGATGCTCGACGTGACGATGCGCGAAATGGACGGCATCGAGGTGCTTGGCCGCTTGCGGCAGATGGATGCGAATTGCCAAGCGATTATTGTGACGGCTGACATTCAAAGCTCGACTCGTCAGATGGCCGCCGATGGCGGCGCTGCTGGGTTTGTCGTCAAGCCAGTTACATCCGCTTCGTTGCTGGCGGCGGTAGAGACGGCTTTGCAAGGAGGGATTGCGCCGTGCAATTAA
- a CDS encoding chemotaxis protein CheC, with product MQLTPLQKDAVTELINIAFSRSAASLSDLTKSRVDLEVPEVSVHEIHEVVDALSKFVSGDVATVHQVFTGPVAGDAFLLLNFDGAVQLVDLLTGERSLGGTLGASSREVITEVGNIIMNACLGVFGNLLHVRFSFSIPRLSLDVLAEKVQSLVVDESVPQHALVVGARFRMRGSEVTGCLILVLGIASFALFLQSVENWAEAEMGGAAGIAV from the coding sequence GTGCAATTAACGCCGCTCCAGAAAGACGCCGTCACCGAACTGATCAACATTGCCTTTTCGCGCTCCGCTGCCTCTCTGTCTGACCTCACAAAAAGCCGCGTTGACCTGGAAGTTCCAGAGGTCAGCGTCCATGAAATTCACGAGGTTGTCGATGCACTTAGCAAGTTCGTGAGTGGCGATGTAGCAACCGTTCATCAGGTCTTCACTGGCCCAGTCGCTGGCGATGCCTTTCTGCTTTTGAATTTTGACGGCGCAGTGCAACTCGTCGATTTGCTGACGGGAGAACGAAGCCTCGGCGGCACGTTAGGCGCATCATCACGCGAGGTAATAACCGAGGTCGGTAACATTATCATGAATGCCTGCCTGGGGGTGTTCGGAAATCTGCTGCACGTTCGGTTCTCGTTTTCGATTCCTCGCTTGAGCCTTGATGTGCTCGCCGAGAAGGTGCAGTCGCTGGTCGTGGATGAGTCGGTTCCGCAACACGCACTCGTGGTCGGTGCTCGATTCAGGATGCGCGGAAGTGAAGTAACGGGCTGCCTGATCTTGGTACTAGGTATCGCTTCGTTTGCCCTGTTTCTGCAATCCGTTGAGAATTGGGCTGAGGCGGAGATGGGTGGCGCCGCTGGTATTGCTGTCTAG